In Piliocolobus tephrosceles isolate RC106 chromosome 4, ASM277652v3, whole genome shotgun sequence, the following are encoded in one genomic region:
- the LOC113224813 gene encoding 60S ribosomal protein L21, with protein sequence MTNTKGKRRGTRYMFSRPFRKHGVVPLATYMRIYKKGDIVDIKGMGTVQKGMPHKCYHGKTGRVYNVTQHAVGIVVNKQVKGKILAKRINVRIEHIKHSKSRDSFLKRVKENDQKKKEAKEKGTWVQLKRQPAPPREAHFVRTNGKEPELLEPIPYEFMA encoded by the coding sequence ATGacgaacacaaagggaaagaggagaggcacccgatatatgttctctaggccttttagaaaacatggagttgttccTTTGGCCACGTATATGCGAATCTATAAGAAAGGTGATATTgtagacatcaagggaatggggactgttcaaaaaggaatgcccCACAAGTGTTACCATGGCAAAACTGGGAGAGTCTACAACGTTacccagcatgctgttggcattgttgtaaacaaacaagttaagggcaagattcttgccaagagaattaatgtgcGTATTGAGCACATTAAACACTCTAAGAGCCGAGATAGCTTCCTGAAACgcgtgaaggaaaatgatcagaaaaagaaagaagccaaagagaaaggtacctgggttcaactgaagcgccagcctgctccacccagagaagcacactttgtgaggaccaatgggaaggagcctgagctgctggaacctattccctatgaattcatggcataa